In the genome of Pseudoliparis swirei isolate HS2019 ecotype Mariana Trench chromosome 3, NWPU_hadal_v1, whole genome shotgun sequence, one region contains:
- the LOC130211004 gene encoding zinc finger protein 853-like, with product MDQPIIDGVPSGDSAAPPQPDRPIVDAVTTGYTAAPQLDKICLTPLKFQTLPLIGYLQGGQAVYLLPPPAAVPTAPATDTTKKRKRFEQHHEGPYVKKPPNAFMLFMKEQRPNYAAQMKTSGCAVVNGVLGQKWKSLSEDEQAKYYQQADVQKRLHAQCHPDWTSGNNYGVKRKRDRSRAGKLATKLSKDIQQLLIIKEVLPERQDWSSSLEQEEPEPPHNKEEQENPEPPHNKEEQEDPEPPHNKEEQENPEPPHNKEEQENPEPPHNKEEQENPEPLHIKEEQEDLEPPNIKEEQENTEPLHIKEEQEDPEPSHIKEEQEDPVPPRIKEEKEEPEPPHIKKEQEVPEPPHIKIEQEDPEPKHIKEEKEEPEPPHIKEEKEEPEPPHIKKEQEEPEPLHIKEEQEDPVPLHIKEEQEELRISQEGEQLQELEEAGIKFSFAPVKSRDDEEEAQFSKTTQTDHGEAEHLKAGGEEVGSDPDSPSQQTAEETSQSSECESGSIEDCKENQEPQSHLNPLQNKEVPVIDVDCKTGKTSVSSSESAGSSGHKRKPKRRSGAKTGVKPFICAVCGNKFGRMRHVKEHAIVHTGEKPFSCSVCGQTFGQAQSLKRHSGVHTGEKPFSCSVCGKTFRRGQSLRQHSTVHTGKKCG from the exons ATG GACCAGCCTATCATTGATGGCGTCCCATCCGGggactctgcagctcctccacagCCA GACCGGCCCATCGTCGATGCCGTGACAACCGGTTACACTGCAGCTCCACAGTTG gataAGATATGTCTTACACCGCTGAAGTTCCAGACCCTGCCTTTAATTGGATACCT GCAAGGTGGACAGGCGGTGTATTTGCTTCCTCCACCGGCCGCCGTACCAACTGCTCCGGCCACCGATACGACAAA AAAGAGAAAGCGCTTCGAGCAGCACCATGAGGGGCCGTACGTGAAGAAGCCGCCCAACGCCTTCATGTTGTTCATGAAGGAGCAGAGGCCGAACTACGCGGCCCAAATGAAGACGAGCGGGTGTGCTGTGGTCAACGGCGTTCTCGGGCAGAAG TGGAAGTCTCTGTCCGAGGACGAGCAGGCCAAGTACTACCAACAGGCCGACGTTCAGAAACGCCTCCACGCTCAGTGCCACCCTGACTGGACCTCCGGCAACAACTAC ggAGTAAAGCGAAAGAGAGACCGGAGCAGGGCCGGCAAACTGGCCACCAAACTGTCTAAAG aCATTCAGCAGCTGTTGATCATTAAAGAGGTTCTCCCTGAGCGacaggactggagctccagtctggaacAGGAAGaaccagagcccccacacaataaagaggaacaggaaaacccagagcccccacacaataaagaggaacaggaagacccagagcccccacacaataaagaggaacaggaaaacccagagcccccacacaataaagaggaacaggaaaacccagagcccccacacaataaagaggaacaggaaaaCCCAGAGCCcctacacattaaagaggaacaggaggacctaGAGCCCccaaacattaaagaggaacaggaaaaCACAGAGCCcctacacattaaagaggaacaggaggacccagagccctcacacattaaagaggaacaggaggacccggTGCCCCCCCGCATtaaagaggaaaaggaagaaccagagcccccacacatcaAAAAGGAACAGGAGGTCCCGGAGCCCCCACACATCAAAATAGAACAGGAAGACCCAGAACCcaaacacattaaagaggaaaaggaagaaccagagcccccacacattaaagaggaaaaggaagaaccagagcccccacacatcaAAAAGGAACAGGAAGAACCAGAACCcctacacattaaagaggaacaggaggacccggTGCCcctacacattaaagaggaacaggaggaactcaggatcagccaggagggagagcagcttcaagagctggaggaggctggtatcAAGTTCTCATTCGCTCCTGTGAAGAGtcgagatgatgaagaggaagctcagttcTCAAAGACAACACAAACTGACCATGGAGAGGCAGAACATTTGAAAGCAGGTGGAGAGGAAGTCGGATCAGATCCAGATAGTCCTTCACAACAAACTGCTGAGGAGACTTcacaatcctctgaatgtgagTCTGGAAGCATTGAAGATTGTAAGGAGAATCAGGAACCTCAGTCACATTTAAACCCTTTGCAAAACAAAGAAGTACCTGTAATTGATGTTGACTGTAAAACTGGAAAAACATCAGTCAGCTCCTCTGAATCTGCTGGAAGCAGTGGCCACAAGAGAAAGCCCAAGAGACGCTCTGGAGCCAAAACAGGAGTGAAACCATTCATTTGTGCAGTTTGTGGCAACAAATTTGGACGAATGCGTCATGTTAAAGAACATGCAATTGTTCACACAGGGGAGAAAccgttcagttgttcagtttgtggtcaaACATTCGGACAAGCACAaagtctgaaacgacactcgggtgtccacacaggagagaaaccattcagttgttccgtttgtggtaaaacattcagacgagGGCAAAGTCTGAgacaacactcaactgtccacactgggaAAAAATGTggttaa